One window from the genome of Cervus elaphus chromosome 8, mCerEla1.1, whole genome shotgun sequence encodes:
- the PNRC2 gene encoding proline-rich nuclear receptor coactivator 2 yields MGGGERYNIPAPQTRNVSKNQQQLSRQKTKDQNSQMKIVHKKKERGHTYNSSSAAWQAMQNGGKNKNFPNNQNWNSSLSSPTLLFKSQTNQNYAGAKFSEPPSPSVLPKPPSHWVPVSFNPSDKEIMTFQLKTLLKVQV; encoded by the coding sequence ATGGGTGGTGGAGAGAGGTATAACATTCCAGCCCCTCAAACTAGAAATGTTAGTAAGAACCAACAACAGCTTAGTAGACAGAAGACCAAGGATCAGAATTCCCAGATGAAGATTGTtcacaagaaaaaggaaagaggacaTACTTATAATTCATCATCAGCTGCATGGCAGGCCATGCAAAATGGGGGGAAGAACAAAAATTTTCCAAACAATCAAAACTGGAACTCTAGCTTATCAAGTCCCACCTTACTTTTTAAGTCTCAAACTAATCAGAACTATGCCGGGGCCAAATTTAGTGAGCCACCATCACCAAGTGTTCTTCCTAAACCACCAAGCCACTGGGTTCCTGTTTCCTTTAATCCTTCTGAtaaagaaataatgacatttcAACTTAAAACCTTACTTAAAGTACAGGTATAA
- the SRSF10 gene encoding serine/arginine-rich splicing factor 10 isoform X8: MSRYLRPPNTSLFVRNVADDTRSEDLRREFGRYGPIVDVYVPLDFYTRRPRGFAYVQFEDVRDAEDALHNLDRKWICGRQIEIQFAQGDRKTPNQMKAKEGRNVYSSSRYDDYDRYRRSRSRSYDRRRSRSRSFDYNYRRSYSPRNSRPTGRPRRSRSHSDNDRFKHRNRSFSRSKSNSRSRSKSQPKKEMKAKSRSRPNCSWNTQYSSAYYTSRKI; the protein is encoded by the exons ATGTCCCGGTACCTGCGCCCCCCCAACACGTCTCTCTTCGTGAGAAACGTAGCCGACGATACCAG GTCTGAAGATTTACGTCGGGAATTTGGTCGTTATGGTCCTATAGTTGATGTGTATGTTCCACTTGATTTCTACACTCGCCGTCCAAGAGGATTTGCATATGTTCA ATTTGAGGATGTTCGTGATGCCGAAGATGCTTTACATAATTTGGACAGAAAGTGGATTTGTGGACGCCAAATTGAAATACAGTTTGCACAGGGGGATCGAAAGA CTCCAAATCAGATGAAAGCCAAGGAAGGGAGGAATGTGTATAGTTCTTCACGCTATGATGATTATGACAGATACAGACGTTCTAGAAGCCGAAGTTATGACAGAAGAAGATCAAGAAGTCGGTCCTTCGATTACAACTATAGAAGATCTTATAGTCCTAGAAA CAGTAGACCGACTGGAAGACCACGGCGTAGCAGAAGCCATTCCGACAATGATAG ATTCAAACACCGAAATCGATCTTTTTCAAGATCTAAATCCAATTCAAGATCACGGTCCAAGTCCCAGcccaagaaagaaatgaaggctAAATCACGTTCTAG ACCAAACTGCAGCTGGAATACCCAGTACAGTTCTGCTTACTACACTTCAAGAAAGATCTGA
- the SRSF10 gene encoding serine/arginine-rich splicing factor 10 isoform X4, whose amino-acid sequence MSRYLRPPNTSLFVRNVADDTRSEDLRREFGRYGPIVDVYVPLDFYTRRPRGFAYVQFEDVRDAEDALHNLDRKWICGRQIEIQFAQGDRKTPNQMKAKEGRNVYSSSRYDDYDRYRRSRSRSYDRRRSRSRSFDYNYRRSYSPRNRPTGRPRRSRSHSDNDRPNCSWNTQYSSAYYTSRKI is encoded by the exons ATGTCCCGGTACCTGCGCCCCCCCAACACGTCTCTCTTCGTGAGAAACGTAGCCGACGATACCAG GTCTGAAGATTTACGTCGGGAATTTGGTCGTTATGGTCCTATAGTTGATGTGTATGTTCCACTTGATTTCTACACTCGCCGTCCAAGAGGATTTGCATATGTTCA ATTTGAGGATGTTCGTGATGCCGAAGATGCTTTACATAATTTGGACAGAAAGTGGATTTGTGGACGCCAAATTGAAATACAGTTTGCACAGGGGGATCGAAAGA CTCCAAATCAGATGAAAGCCAAGGAAGGGAGGAATGTGTATAGTTCTTCACGCTATGATGATTATGACAGATACAGACGTTCTAGAAGCCGAAGTTATGACAGAAGAAGATCAAGAAGTCGGTCCTTCGATTACAACTATAGAAGATCTTATAGTCCTAGAAA TAGACCGACTGGAAGACCACGGCGTAGCAGAAGCCATTCCGACAATGATAG ACCAAACTGCAGCTGGAATACCCAGTACAGTTCTGCTTACTACACTTCAAGAAAGATCTGA
- the SRSF10 gene encoding serine/arginine-rich splicing factor 10 isoform X3: MSRYLRPPNTSLFVRNVADDTRSEDLRREFGRYGPIVDVYVPLDFYTRRPRGFAYVQFEDVRDAEDALHNLDRKWICGRQIEIQFAQGDRKTPNQMKAKEGRNVYSSSRYDDYDRYRRSRSRSYDRRRSRSRSFDYNYRRSYSPRNSRPTGRPRRSRSHSDNDRPNCSWNTQYSSAYYTSRKI; the protein is encoded by the exons ATGTCCCGGTACCTGCGCCCCCCCAACACGTCTCTCTTCGTGAGAAACGTAGCCGACGATACCAG GTCTGAAGATTTACGTCGGGAATTTGGTCGTTATGGTCCTATAGTTGATGTGTATGTTCCACTTGATTTCTACACTCGCCGTCCAAGAGGATTTGCATATGTTCA ATTTGAGGATGTTCGTGATGCCGAAGATGCTTTACATAATTTGGACAGAAAGTGGATTTGTGGACGCCAAATTGAAATACAGTTTGCACAGGGGGATCGAAAGA CTCCAAATCAGATGAAAGCCAAGGAAGGGAGGAATGTGTATAGTTCTTCACGCTATGATGATTATGACAGATACAGACGTTCTAGAAGCCGAAGTTATGACAGAAGAAGATCAAGAAGTCGGTCCTTCGATTACAACTATAGAAGATCTTATAGTCCTAGAAA CAGTAGACCGACTGGAAGACCACGGCGTAGCAGAAGCCATTCCGACAATGATAG ACCAAACTGCAGCTGGAATACCCAGTACAGTTCTGCTTACTACACTTCAAGAAAGATCTGA
- the SRSF10 gene encoding serine/arginine-rich splicing factor 10 isoform X7, giving the protein MSRYLRPPNTSLFVRNVADDTRSEDLRREFGRYGPIVDVYVPLDFYTRRPRGFAYVQFEDVRDAEDALHNLDRKWICGRQIEIQFAQGDRKTPNQMKAKEGRNVYSSSRYDDYDRYRRSRSRSYDRRRSRSRSFDYNYRRSYSPRKPNCSWNTQYSSAYYTSRKI; this is encoded by the exons ATGTCCCGGTACCTGCGCCCCCCCAACACGTCTCTCTTCGTGAGAAACGTAGCCGACGATACCAG GTCTGAAGATTTACGTCGGGAATTTGGTCGTTATGGTCCTATAGTTGATGTGTATGTTCCACTTGATTTCTACACTCGCCGTCCAAGAGGATTTGCATATGTTCA ATTTGAGGATGTTCGTGATGCCGAAGATGCTTTACATAATTTGGACAGAAAGTGGATTTGTGGACGCCAAATTGAAATACAGTTTGCACAGGGGGATCGAAAGA CTCCAAATCAGATGAAAGCCAAGGAAGGGAGGAATGTGTATAGTTCTTCACGCTATGATGATTATGACAGATACAGACGTTCTAGAAGCCGAAGTTATGACAGAAGAAGATCAAGAAGTCGGTCCTTCGATTACAACTATAGAAGATCTTATAGTCCTAGAAA ACCAAACTGCAGCTGGAATACCCAGTACAGTTCTGCTTACTACACTTCAAGAAAGATCTGA
- the SRSF10 gene encoding serine/arginine-rich splicing factor 10 isoform X6 yields the protein MSRYLRPPNTSLFVRNVADDTRSEDLRREFGRYGPIVDVYVPLDFYTRRPRGFAYVQFEDVRDAEDALHNLDRKWICGRQIEIQFAQGDRKTPNQMKAKEGRNVYSSSRYDDYDRYRRSRSRSYDRRRSRSRSFDYNYRRSYSPRNRPTGRPRRSRSHSDNDSQVNKKNNDR from the exons ATGTCCCGGTACCTGCGCCCCCCCAACACGTCTCTCTTCGTGAGAAACGTAGCCGACGATACCAG GTCTGAAGATTTACGTCGGGAATTTGGTCGTTATGGTCCTATAGTTGATGTGTATGTTCCACTTGATTTCTACACTCGCCGTCCAAGAGGATTTGCATATGTTCA ATTTGAGGATGTTCGTGATGCCGAAGATGCTTTACATAATTTGGACAGAAAGTGGATTTGTGGACGCCAAATTGAAATACAGTTTGCACAGGGGGATCGAAAGA CTCCAAATCAGATGAAAGCCAAGGAAGGGAGGAATGTGTATAGTTCTTCACGCTATGATGATTATGACAGATACAGACGTTCTAGAAGCCGAAGTTATGACAGAAGAAGATCAAGAAGTCGGTCCTTCGATTACAACTATAGAAGATCTTATAGTCCTAGAAA TAGACCGACTGGAAGACCACGGCGTAGCAGAAGCCATTCCGACAATGATAG ccaaGTAAACAAGAAGAATAATGACAGATAA
- the SRSF10 gene encoding serine/arginine-rich splicing factor 10 isoform X5 has translation MSRYLRPPNTSLFVRNVADDTRSEDLRREFGRYGPIVDVYVPLDFYTRRPRGFAYVQFEDVRDAEDALHNLDRKWICGRQIEIQFAQGDRKTPNQMKAKEGRNVYSSSRYDDYDRYRRSRSRSYDRRRSRSRSFDYNYRRSYSPRNSRPTGRPRRSRSHSDNDSQVNKKNNDR, from the exons ATGTCCCGGTACCTGCGCCCCCCCAACACGTCTCTCTTCGTGAGAAACGTAGCCGACGATACCAG GTCTGAAGATTTACGTCGGGAATTTGGTCGTTATGGTCCTATAGTTGATGTGTATGTTCCACTTGATTTCTACACTCGCCGTCCAAGAGGATTTGCATATGTTCA ATTTGAGGATGTTCGTGATGCCGAAGATGCTTTACATAATTTGGACAGAAAGTGGATTTGTGGACGCCAAATTGAAATACAGTTTGCACAGGGGGATCGAAAGA CTCCAAATCAGATGAAAGCCAAGGAAGGGAGGAATGTGTATAGTTCTTCACGCTATGATGATTATGACAGATACAGACGTTCTAGAAGCCGAAGTTATGACAGAAGAAGATCAAGAAGTCGGTCCTTCGATTACAACTATAGAAGATCTTATAGTCCTAGAAA CAGTAGACCGACTGGAAGACCACGGCGTAGCAGAAGCCATTCCGACAATGATAG ccaaGTAAACAAGAAGAATAATGACAGATAA
- the SRSF10 gene encoding serine/arginine-rich splicing factor 10 isoform X2 codes for MSRYLRPPNTSLFVRNVADDTRSEDLRREFGRYGPIVDVYVPLDFYTRRPRGFAYVQFEDVRDAEDALHNLDRKWICGRQIEIQFAQGDRKTPNQMKAKEGRNVYSSSRYDDYDRYRRSRSRSYDRRRSRSRSFDYNYRRSYSPRNRPTGRPRRSRSHSDNDRFKHRNRSFSRSKSNSRSRSKSQPKKEMKAKSRSRSASHTKTRGTSKTDSKTHYKSGSRYEKESRKKEPPRSKSQSRSQSRSRSKSRSRSWTSPKSSGH; via the exons ATGTCCCGGTACCTGCGCCCCCCCAACACGTCTCTCTTCGTGAGAAACGTAGCCGACGATACCAG GTCTGAAGATTTACGTCGGGAATTTGGTCGTTATGGTCCTATAGTTGATGTGTATGTTCCACTTGATTTCTACACTCGCCGTCCAAGAGGATTTGCATATGTTCA ATTTGAGGATGTTCGTGATGCCGAAGATGCTTTACATAATTTGGACAGAAAGTGGATTTGTGGACGCCAAATTGAAATACAGTTTGCACAGGGGGATCGAAAGA CTCCAAATCAGATGAAAGCCAAGGAAGGGAGGAATGTGTATAGTTCTTCACGCTATGATGATTATGACAGATACAGACGTTCTAGAAGCCGAAGTTATGACAGAAGAAGATCAAGAAGTCGGTCCTTCGATTACAACTATAGAAGATCTTATAGTCCTAGAAA TAGACCGACTGGAAGACCACGGCGTAGCAGAAGCCATTCCGACAATGATAG ATTCAAACACCGAAATCGATCTTTTTCAAGATCTAAATCCAATTCAAGATCACGGTCCAAGTCCCAGcccaagaaagaaatgaaggctAAATCACGTTCTAGGTCTGCATCTCACACCAAAACTAGAGGCACCTCTAAAACAGATTCCAAAACACATTATAAGTCTGGCTCAAGATATGAAAAGGAATCAAGGAAAAAAGAACCACCTAGATCCAAATCTCAGTCAAGATCACAGTCTAGGTCTAGGTCAAAATCTAGGTCAAGGTCTTGGACTAGTCCTAAGTCCAGTGGCCACTGA
- the SRSF10 gene encoding serine/arginine-rich splicing factor 10 isoform X1, with protein sequence MSRYLRPPNTSLFVRNVADDTRSEDLRREFGRYGPIVDVYVPLDFYTRRPRGFAYVQFEDVRDAEDALHNLDRKWICGRQIEIQFAQGDRKTPNQMKAKEGRNVYSSSRYDDYDRYRRSRSRSYDRRRSRSRSFDYNYRRSYSPRNSRPTGRPRRSRSHSDNDRFKHRNRSFSRSKSNSRSRSKSQPKKEMKAKSRSRSASHTKTRGTSKTDSKTHYKSGSRYEKESRKKEPPRSKSQSRSQSRSRSKSRSRSWTSPKSSGH encoded by the exons ATGTCCCGGTACCTGCGCCCCCCCAACACGTCTCTCTTCGTGAGAAACGTAGCCGACGATACCAG GTCTGAAGATTTACGTCGGGAATTTGGTCGTTATGGTCCTATAGTTGATGTGTATGTTCCACTTGATTTCTACACTCGCCGTCCAAGAGGATTTGCATATGTTCA ATTTGAGGATGTTCGTGATGCCGAAGATGCTTTACATAATTTGGACAGAAAGTGGATTTGTGGACGCCAAATTGAAATACAGTTTGCACAGGGGGATCGAAAGA CTCCAAATCAGATGAAAGCCAAGGAAGGGAGGAATGTGTATAGTTCTTCACGCTATGATGATTATGACAGATACAGACGTTCTAGAAGCCGAAGTTATGACAGAAGAAGATCAAGAAGTCGGTCCTTCGATTACAACTATAGAAGATCTTATAGTCCTAGAAA CAGTAGACCGACTGGAAGACCACGGCGTAGCAGAAGCCATTCCGACAATGATAG ATTCAAACACCGAAATCGATCTTTTTCAAGATCTAAATCCAATTCAAGATCACGGTCCAAGTCCCAGcccaagaaagaaatgaaggctAAATCACGTTCTAGGTCTGCATCTCACACCAAAACTAGAGGCACCTCTAAAACAGATTCCAAAACACATTATAAGTCTGGCTCAAGATATGAAAAGGAATCAAGGAAAAAAGAACCACCTAGATCCAAATCTCAGTCAAGATCACAGTCTAGGTCTAGGTCAAAATCTAGGTCAAGGTCTTGGACTAGTCCTAAGTCCAGTGGCCACTGA